GCCTCCCGGAACAGCGCCCCGAAGGGGGGAACGCCGTCGCCGCACAGGAGGACGTCGCCGTCCGGGATCCGCCCGGGAAGCAGGGCGGGAGCGATGGCCAGGTCGGGGGACAGGCGTGCGAGCTCCCCGGCGTTCCAGCGGAAGAAGGCCGCGTACACCTCTCCCCTGCGGGCGTCCTGCACCGGGCAGACGATCCGGCCCTCCCCCGGGAACCGATGGGCGAGGGCGAGAAGGGTCGGTACGGCGACGAGCGGCACGCCCCACCCGAAACAGAACCCCTTCGCCGCCGACATTCCCACGCGCAACCCGGTGAACGCCCCGGGCCCCGCCGAAACCGCGACCGCCGAGACGTCCCCGGTCGCCGCCCCGGCGTCGGCGA
The genomic region above belongs to bacterium and contains:
- the tsaB gene encoding tRNA (adenosine(37)-N6)-threonylcarbamoyltransferase complex dimerization subunit type 1 TsaB, which gives rise to MILAIEAATPRGSVALVSDGAVRAEVFLSPGPRASGSLIPAVEALFADAGAATGDVSAVAVSAGPGAFTGLRVGMSAAKGFCFGWGVPLVAVPTLLALAHRFPGEGRIVCPVQDARRGEVYAAFFRWNAGELARLSPDLAIAPALLPGRIPDGDVLLCGDGVPPFGALFREALGDRATLVSGDEGLPRASAVGIVGERILRDGGGEDPRSVLPAYLRSSGIEFPTPRP